The following nucleotide sequence is from Thermostaphylospora chromogena.
GACTATCCCGGCACGCTCGGGGTGCGCCGCTCGATGTTCCTGCGCATGGGCGGCTATGACGGCGACACGATGTTCGAGAACCTGGAGCTGATCCGCACCGTACTGGCGCACGGCGGGCGTGAGCGTCGCGCGGGCGGCCTGTTCGTCCGCCGGCTGCCGCCCAGCACCGACCGCTTCTGGGCGCAGCGGGTGCGGCAGGCATACGACGACCTCGCTCAACCGGCGCGGCTGGTCTTCTTCCTGGCGCTGCTGCCGGCGCTGGCCGTCACGCCGTCGCGCCACCGTCTCCGCGCGGTCGCGGCCGGGGCGGGCGTGGCGGTCGTCCTGGCCGAGGTGGGGCGGTGCAGGGACGGCGGGCGCGCGTACTTTCCCCGCACCGCCTCGCTGCTGGCCCCGGTGTGGGTGGCGGAGCGGGCGGTCTGCGTCTGGTGGGCGCTGGCCCTCCGGCTGCTCCTGGGCGGAATCCGCTACCGGGGAGGGGTGGTGCCGACCGCGGCGCATTCCATGCGCGTGCTGAGCCGCCGCGCCGCCCGCGGCTCGCCCCGCTTCACCTCGCCCGCGCCGGAACCGCCGGAGCAGAGGCCGGAGCGGGCCGCCCGTTCGGATGCGGGGGCCGGTTCGCGGGACGGCGCCGGGACCGGTCCGCCGGCTCAGCCCGGCGGCGGATCCGCGCCGCCGGGCGCGCGGAAACCGGCCACCTTGTGCGACCCGTCGCAGAACGGCTTGGTCGCCGACCGGCCACACCGGCACAGCGCCACGGTGGCTCGGCCCGGGTCGATGCGCGAGCCGTCCTGAGCGAGCAGCGTGAACGGCCCGCGTACGAGCAGCGGCCCGTCCTCGCAGGCGGTGACCGTAACGGCGGGATCCCTCGGTTGCTCCACGGCGGATCTGCTGCCCGGTCCCGCCGCGGGCAAACGGCGAGCGCCCCTGAGAGCAGCGCTCCCGGCCGGTGCAGCGTGCTTGAACCTCAAGCATCGTCGCCTGGCCGGTACCCCTCGGTGACGGCCGGGCGATCCGGCGGGCGTGACGTTCCCTCGGGGTCGCGGTTCGTCACCGTCCCGCCGGTCGGCGCGCACGGCGCGGCCGCAGGATCCCGTGGCCGGGCTATCGGCTGAGCCGCCGATAGCGGCGCACCGACAGCGGGAAGAAGACCGCCACGAGGAGCACCGGCCAGGCGATCGCCAGCAGGAGGGCGTTACGCGTCGCCCATGTCCCCTCGCCCCACCCGGGGTTACCGAACAGGTCCCGGACGGCGGTGGCCGTGGCCGACAGCGGGTTCCACTCCGCGAGGGCGCCCAGCCAGCCGGGCATCGTGTCGGGCGAGACGAAGACGTTGGACAGGAACCCGATCGGCCACACCAGGATCTGCAGCGCCATCACCGCCTCCGGGCTGCGGGCGAGCAGCCCGAGGTAGATCCCCACCCACAGCAGGGCGAACCTGAGCAGTAGGAGCAGCCCCACCGCCGCCAGCGCCGCGCCGAGCCCGCCGTGGAACCGCCAGCCGACGGCCAGCCCGCAGGCGACCATGACGGCCAGCCCGAGGGCGGAGTTCAGCATGTCGGCGGCGCAGCGACCGGACACCACCGCCGAGCCGGACATCGGCAACGACCGGAACCGGTCGGTGATGCCGCGCGAGGCGTCCGTCGCGACCGCGGTGAAGGTGGCCTCCACACCGAACGCCATGGTCAGGACGTACATGCCGGGCAGCAGGAACTCCCGGTAGTCGCCGCCGTCCGGTACCGCCATCGCGCCGCCGAACAGGTAGGCGAACACCAGGACCACCATGATCGGGAACAGCAGTCCGACGATGAACTGGCCCGGCTGGCTCGCCCAGTGGGCGAGGTCACGGCGGGCGACGGTCCAGCCATCACGCAGCGCCCAGCCCGACCGGGGCAGCGCGCCGCTCGGGCGCGCGGGGATGACGGGGGTCATACGGAGGCCTCCTCTCGCACGCCCGGCGCGCCGTCCGCGTGGCGCTCGGTCAACTGCAGGAACACCTCGTCGAGGGTGGGACGGCGCAGCGCGATGTCCTCGGCCGCGACACCGTGGTCGCGCAGAGCGCGCAGCAGCTCGGTCAGCGCGGCCACGCGATCCCGTACCGGCGCGCTGATCAGGCGGGCGTCCGTGTCGACCGTCGCCCTCGCACCGGTCGCCCGGCCGACCAGCTCGGCCGCGGCGGGCAGGTCGGCGGGATCGCTCAGAGCGTGTTTGAGAAGGTCAGTTTGACCCGTTGAGCGTCCGTGCTGGCTGACGCGTTGCGGCGCGCCCGCGGGTGAGGCGCCGGACCATTCCGGAGATCGCCGCCCACCGGATCATGGCTTCGGAGGTGGCGGGGTGGCGCTCGTAGTCGCGGGCCAGACGGCGGTGACTGGTCAGCCAGGCCAGCGAGCGTTCCACAACCCAGCGGCGGGCGATTACAGCGAACCCGACCTGACCAGGCGCTTTGCGCACGATGTGCAGCGTGGTGCGCAAGATCCGCTGACTCCACTCCACCAGTGCCCCGGCGAAGCCGGCGTCGGCGAACACGAACCGGATCGGGGTGACCAGGTACGCGCTGAGCAGGGTGGTCTTGGCTCCGTCGCGGTCTTGGACCGAGGCCGCCATCACGCACACGACGAGCAGCAAGCCGAGGGCGTCGGTGACGATGAACCGCTTGCGTCCATTGATCTTCTTGCCTGCGTCATATCCCCGTGACTCGCAGCCGACGGTGTCGGCGCCCTTGACGCTCTGGGAGTCGATGATGCCGGCTGAGGGCTCCTCGGCCCGCCCCTGCGCCGTGCGGACGCGCCGCCGCAGAATCGCGAGGATCTCCTCGGTGACCTTGGCTTTCTCCCAGCGGACGAAGTACCAGTAGACCGTCTGCCAGGGCGGGAAGTCGAAGGGCAGCTGCCGCCAGGCGCACCCGGTGCGGACCACATACAAGATGGCGTCCACGATGTCGCGGCGCGAGTGCTTCTCCGGCCGCCCGCCAGTGTTCGGGGCCGGAAGCAGGGGCTCGATCAGCGCCCATTGGGCGTCGGTCAGATCGGAGGGGTAGCGGTGTTCGCGGGGCACCCGGCCATGATCGCGACCTGACGGCGGTCGCGGCGGCGAGATGCCCGCACCGTTATCAACCCTTCTCAAACACGCTCCTGGTCGCGTCCGGGATGCGGTGTAAATGTGAACGAGCGTAGGTTGCCGTGCTGAACCGACCAAAGTTCGCACAACGCAAGGACCTACGCTCGTGGCACGCACACTACCGCCCGTTCAGGCCATCCGCGCCGAGATCGACGCCCTGTTCGCCGAGGGCCGTGACCTGGTCGAGATCATCGAGGACGTCGCTCGTCTCGGCGCCCGCCTGATCATCCAGACCGCCGTCGAAGCCGAGGTGGACGCCTTCCTCGGCCGCGCCCGCTACCAGCGGGTCGCCACAATCACCGCTGACGACAACACCCAGGAGCGCGCGGTACGGCCCGGTTACCGCAACGGGCACTGCCCGACCACCGTCAAGACCACCAGCGGGCCGATCACCATCGCCCGGCCCAAGCTGCGCGGCACCACCGAGAAGTTCGCCTCCCGCCTGTTCGGCGCCGGCGTCACCCGCACCCACGCGCTGGAGACGCTGGTGATCGCCTCCTTCGTGCGCGGCCTTTCGGTGCGTGACGTCGAAGGCGCGCTGGCCGACGCACTCGGCCCCGAGGCCGCCCTGTCCAAGTCGACGGTCTCGGCCATCTGCCAGGCCATCGTGGCCGAGTACGACGCCTGGTGCCGCCGCGATCTGACCGACGTGGAGTTGGACTACCTGTTCCTGGACGCCTCGCACTTCAAAATGCACGACGGCAGCCGGGCCGAGCCGATCCTGGCGGCCTGGGGCATCACCACCGGCGGCAAACCGGTCTTCGTCGGCCTGGCCGCCGCCGGATCGGAGTCGACCGACGCCTGGCACGACTTCCTGACCGACCTGACCGCCCGGGGCCTGCGCCCGCCGCTGCTCATCGTCTCCGACGGCGCGCCCGGCCTGATCAGCGCCGCCGAGCAGGTCCTCGCGCCCTCGCTGCGCCAAAGGTGTCTGGTGCATCGCGCCCGCAACGTGCTGGCCAAGGTCAGCGCCGCCGACCAGGCCGAGGTGAAGGCCGCCTACTGGCACATCTTCGACCTCAGCGACCTCGGCGATGACGCCAAGCCTGGCCAGCCGCTGGTGGACTGGGTGCAGCGGCGCATCGACGCCTTCGCCGAGGCCTGGGCAGGTCGCTATCCGGCGGCGGTCAAGTGCCTGCTGTCCGACCGTCAGAGCCTGACCACCTACCTGCGCTTCCCGCTCGAGCACCACAAGCGCGTGCGGCATTCCAACTTCATCGAGCGCACCTTCGGCGAGACCCGCCGCCGCGTCAAGGTCATCGGCCGCTTCCCCGGCGAAACCAGCTGCGTTTCCCTGGTGTGGGCCGTGCTCGACCGCGCCGCCCGCGGCTGGCGCGGCTTCACCATGACCAGCAACGGCCTGCGCGTCCTGCACGACCTCCGCCGGGCCCTGTTGCGCCCACCCGCCCAACTCCGCCCGACCGACGACCCAGCCTTGGCACCCGCCACCGAGGCCGCCTAAGATCCACCCACGGCACCTACCTCGTCGAGCCTTTTACACCGCTCCGAGGACGCGACCGACACGCTCTCAGCTACTACTATTGCCGATAAGAGATAGGACTCGGCGACTGGAGGCGATGATGGCAGCCCGAGGACCAGTAGCGGCGCTTCTCCGCGCCTTGCTGCTGGCAATCCTCGTGGCGGGTATCGCGTTCATGCACACCCTTGGGCATAAGCACGACGACCATGCCGAGATGATGACGTCGTCGATGGTGTCAGCGCATACGGTCGGCGAAATGCCCGGTACCGCTCATCACAGCTCCGTGATCAGTGAGTCTTCTCCATCCACCGCCGGTGGGTCTCACGTGCCACTCGACCCGAGCGTGGTGTGTCTC
It contains:
- a CDS encoding CDGSH iron-sulfur domain-containing protein, coding for MRADRRDGDEPRPRGNVTPAGSPGRHRGVPARRRCLRFKHAAPAGSAALRGARRLPAAGPGSRSAVEQPRDPAVTVTACEDGPLLVRGPFTLLAQDGSRIDPGRATVALCRCGRSATKPFCDGSHKVAGFRAPGGADPPPG
- a CDS encoding ABC transporter permease, whose protein sequence is MTPVIPARPSGALPRSGWALRDGWTVARRDLAHWASQPGQFIVGLLFPIMVVLVFAYLFGGAMAVPDGGDYREFLLPGMYVLTMAFGVEATFTAVATDASRGITDRFRSLPMSGSAVVSGRCAADMLNSALGLAVMVACGLAVGWRFHGGLGAALAAVGLLLLLRFALLWVGIYLGLLARSPEAVMALQILVWPIGFLSNVFVSPDTMPGWLGALAEWNPLSATATAVRDLFGNPGWGEGTWATRNALLLAIAWPVLLVAVFFPLSVRRYRRLSR
- a CDS encoding IS5 family transposase; amino-acid sequence: MPREHRYPSDLTDAQWALIEPLLPAPNTGGRPEKHSRRDIVDAILYVVRTGCAWRQLPFDFPPWQTVYWYFVRWEKAKVTEEILAILRRRVRTAQGRAEEPSAGIIDSQSVKGADTVGCESRGYDAGKKINGRKRFIVTDALGLLLVVCVMAASVQDRDGAKTTLLSAYLVTPIRFVFADAGFAGALVEWSQRILRTTLHIVRKAPGQVGFAVIARRWVVERSLAWLTSHRRLARDYERHPATSEAMIRWAAISGMVRRLTRGRAATRQPARTLNGSN
- a CDS encoding IS256 family transposase; amino-acid sequence: MARTLPPVQAIRAEIDALFAEGRDLVEIIEDVARLGARLIIQTAVEAEVDAFLGRARYQRVATITADDNTQERAVRPGYRNGHCPTTVKTTSGPITIARPKLRGTTEKFASRLFGAGVTRTHALETLVIASFVRGLSVRDVEGALADALGPEAALSKSTVSAICQAIVAEYDAWCRRDLTDVELDYLFLDASHFKMHDGSRAEPILAAWGITTGGKPVFVGLAAAGSESTDAWHDFLTDLTARGLRPPLLIVSDGAPGLISAAEQVLAPSLRQRCLVHRARNVLAKVSAADQAEVKAAYWHIFDLSDLGDDAKPGQPLVDWVQRRIDAFAEAWAGRYPAAVKCLLSDRQSLTTYLRFPLEHHKRVRHSNFIERTFGETRRRVKVIGRFPGETSCVSLVWAVLDRAARGWRGFTMTSNGLRVLHDLRRALLRPPAQLRPTDDPALAPATEAA